GTAGATCAAACATGATTTGAAAAAGTCGGCCCAAAGGAGTTATTTCAACTCACCTACCCAATAGTCACGACAACAAGTAATATCCAACAAGGCATAATTAAAACATACCTCACTCTATTCTTCCTTTCAACAACCCTAGCTGTCCTACTAACACTAACCTAAACTGCTCGAAGCGCCCCACGACTCAATCCCCGTGTTAATTCCAACACCACAAAAAGTGTTAGCAAAAGTACCCAAGCACACGCGATTAACATCCCCCCTCCGTGAGAATATATCAATGCCACCCCACTTGTATCCCCCCGCAAAACGGAAAACTCTTTAAAGAGGTCCACCGCCACCCACGAGGTTTCATACCACCCACCCCAGAATAAGCCTGCCACTAACACCACCCCCACCATATAAACCACTACATACCCTAAAACCGAACGATCCCCTCAAGACTCAGGAAAAGGTTCAGCAGCCAAAGCCGCTGAATAAGCAAATACCACAAGCATTCCCCCCAAATAAATCAAAAATAGTACCAAAGACAAAAAAGATCCCCCATGACCCACCAAAACACCACAACCCACACCTGCTGCTACAACCAAT
The DNA window shown above is from Oncorhynchus tshawytscha mitochondrion, complete genome and carries:
- the ND6 gene encoding NADH dehydrogenase subunit 6, translated to MTYLVSLFLLGLVLGLVAVASNPAPYFAALGLVVAAGVGCGVLVGHGGSFLSLVLFLIYLGGMLVVFAYSAALAAEPFPESWGDRSVLGYVVVYMVGVVLVAGLFWGGWYETSWVAVDLFKEFSVLRGDTSGVALMYSHGGGMLIACAWVLLLTLFVVLELTRGLSRGALRAV